The following coding sequences are from one Rathayibacter sp. VKM Ac-2760 window:
- a CDS encoding molybdopterin-dependent oxidoreductase, whose translation MEQTGKNSRVPRLRFIALAAVAGIVVAGVLLAIAELVALVVAKNASPVLALGAFVVDIVPRPLKEFAIETFGANDKIFLLASIGVAVLVAAALAGVLQLVRPPLGQILLVIAGGLSIAAIVTRTGATPLSAVPTLVGLVVAMIVMHLTVSRLRRWRAASAAEKTGAAPAARPVGIERRGFFRVTLIAAVGAAVIGAGARAVNAATSSLASVRDALRLPSPRTTVTVPAGADLGIDGLSPLYTPNADFYRVDTALTVPSIDPSTWSLKISGMVDQEVTMSLQDIFDMGLDEYGITMTCVSYQVGGDLVGNAKWLGVPLRDVLKKAGVQSGADMLLSTSVDGYTASTPLSAVTDENLDAILAVGMNGEALPFEHGFPVRMVVPGLYGYVSATKWLTELKVTTFAADEAYWTPRGYDAEAPIKMSSRIDTPRIDAAIPAGPTKIAGMAWAQTTGVAKVEVSIDDGDWQEATLSTPVNLDTWVQWYVDWTAETGSHYVAVRATDATGMVQIEERAGVAPNGSSGWQRTLVRVS comes from the coding sequence ATGGAACAGACAGGGAAGAACTCGCGCGTGCCGCGGCTGCGGTTCATCGCGCTCGCGGCCGTCGCCGGCATCGTCGTCGCGGGAGTGCTGCTGGCGATCGCCGAGCTCGTCGCGCTGGTCGTCGCGAAGAACGCGAGCCCGGTGCTCGCGCTCGGGGCCTTCGTGGTCGACATCGTGCCGCGGCCGCTCAAGGAGTTCGCGATCGAGACGTTCGGCGCGAACGACAAGATCTTCCTGCTCGCGAGCATCGGCGTCGCCGTGCTGGTCGCCGCCGCCCTGGCCGGCGTGCTGCAGCTGGTCCGCCCGCCGCTCGGCCAGATCCTGCTCGTCATCGCCGGCGGCCTCTCGATCGCCGCGATCGTCACCCGCACCGGAGCGACCCCGCTCTCCGCGGTGCCCACCCTCGTCGGCCTCGTCGTCGCGATGATCGTGATGCACCTCACCGTCTCGCGCCTGCGCCGCTGGCGCGCCGCCTCCGCCGCCGAGAAGACCGGCGCCGCGCCCGCCGCCCGTCCGGTCGGCATCGAGCGCCGCGGCTTCTTCCGCGTGACGCTGATCGCCGCCGTCGGTGCCGCCGTGATCGGCGCCGGAGCGCGTGCCGTCAACGCCGCCACCTCCTCGCTGGCCAGCGTGCGCGACGCGCTGCGCCTCCCCAGCCCGCGCACCACCGTGACCGTCCCGGCCGGAGCCGACCTCGGCATCGACGGCCTCTCCCCGCTCTACACGCCCAACGCCGACTTCTACCGCGTCGACACCGCGCTGACCGTCCCCTCGATCGACCCCTCCACCTGGTCGCTGAAGATCAGCGGCATGGTCGACCAGGAGGTCACGATGTCGCTCCAGGACATCTTCGACATGGGCCTGGACGAGTACGGCATCACCATGACCTGCGTCTCGTACCAGGTCGGCGGCGACCTCGTCGGCAACGCGAAGTGGCTCGGCGTCCCGCTCCGCGACGTCCTGAAGAAGGCCGGCGTGCAGAGCGGCGCCGACATGCTGCTCTCGACGAGCGTCGACGGCTACACCGCCAGCACCCCGCTCTCCGCGGTCACCGACGAGAACCTCGACGCGATCCTCGCGGTCGGCATGAACGGCGAGGCGCTGCCCTTCGAGCACGGCTTCCCGGTGCGGATGGTCGTGCCCGGCCTCTACGGCTACGTCTCGGCCACCAAGTGGCTGACCGAGCTGAAGGTCACCACCTTCGCCGCCGACGAAGCGTACTGGACCCCGCGCGGCTACGACGCCGAGGCGCCGATCAAGATGTCCTCGCGCATCGACACCCCGCGCATCGACGCCGCGATCCCGGCCGGCCCGACCAAGATCGCCGGCATGGCGTGGGCGCAGACCACCGGCGTCGCGAAGGTCGAGGTGAGCATCGACGACGGCGACTGGCAGGAGGCGACGCTCTCCACCCCGGTCAACCTCGACACCTGGGTGCAGTGGTACGTCGACTGGACCGCGGAGACCGGCTCGCACTACGTCGCCGTCCGCGCCACCGACGCCACCGGCATGGTCCAGATCGAGGAGCGCGCCGGCGTCGCCCCCAACGGCTCGTCCGGCTGGCAGCGCACGCTCGTCCGCGTGAGCTGA
- a CDS encoding beta-L-arabinofuranosidase domain-containing protein, with the protein MTTKRRIPIATVAVMALTAGLLAVGPTAQAAPATSLDSAKVLELPFDGSISDTSGRGNTVGMQKGTAAYGTGLAGQAFEFTGGNAVSLGTSARLQPADLTVSFWYKPTAAMTGEQVFTWNKTAYNSDGWYLTSENDSTPLALSIGPSSGQPYKVAIDTARAGFFPTNEWTHVVATYDRATKQVAFYRNGVKQPTVTKYEATGAATGVLGSEGTSTKTIGFNGPQYNGAHLRGLLDDYVLYGAVASTTDVVALTKAHNPSFDAAAVAKADLDAVTLPASTSTGFSMPTRGAKGSDLSWTSSDESVIAISGGTATVTPPTGTAKAVTLTGSSTYGGSTAVTRTFTVQVQPNGVKSSSYLQEAGLSDVTVQDPYLDNGEQQTVEYLLSLDPEMFLHSFYTQAGLTPTTAGGYGGWERESGTRFQGHFFGHYLSGLSQAYATEQDATTKAALLAKLTASVDGLKKVQDAYALKDPANAGYVSPFPVSYLPSGADGLLVPFYNLHKVLAGLLDAHQYAPSAVSSKALVVADGFGSWITNWAGRQANPGQLLNTEYGGMNEALYRLYETTQKADHKRAAEYFDETALFRKLANGEDVLNGLHANTTIPKLIGALKRYTVFTDDPALYATLTATEKADLDMYRRAAENFWRIVDESHSYANGGNSQSEHFHGADTLYQYATNGQTTGYGENSTSEGCNIYNMLKLTRALFQVTKDVKYADFYENAFINGVLSVQNPETGMVTYFQPQTAGYAKVFGTEHDEFWCDHGTGVESFTKLGDSIYFEGPKTVYVNQFRSSVLSSGGSNLKVTQTADIPNTDTATFSIAALGAGAVADGTTLRLRIPAWVDGAPTLTVNGAVRDVATLTEGGYAVVPVAAGDTLTWKLPAAVAAVANTENANWTAFTYGPVLLATELNRNNVDASYPAGVLVQMSVADKTVNSNVVVANAAQWTASVKQNLLRLPNGANGNGTTTMRFGMTNVDAASEARIFQPYYSLYGARYATYMTLIAPDSAEAQALILKQKQQLRVDETTIDSLTSFDNNNSEADKNYKYNRSAVGTWRGEGYRDGERSADAYFQYDMIVDPTLPKNYLGVRYYGGDAGRTFDVYLNDVKLKTEVVSGAAGALNWYVQYDEIPRAVLDGIAAKDSYKRNQAGAYVLDAQGNKVPKVTVRFQGTGTASNVGGVFGVYTTESTGFATNAELTKLTSSVGTFSPALAAGVRDLTLTVPLSTTSVALDLDPAVASGLVKVDGVLIDDTVARTVTLAASGTTNVVITSSAQDHTTLATYRLAIVRAAPAAVIDLTVSATTRCVAGKVVLTTTARNDSKATAAISIATPYATKSYPGIAPTKSATQADTTRAASIPAGTATVTATATIDGKAVTTTKAAPYSARTCG; encoded by the coding sequence ATGACGACGAAACGACGGATCCCGATCGCGACCGTGGCGGTGATGGCGCTGACGGCGGGACTGCTCGCGGTCGGCCCGACCGCGCAGGCCGCGCCGGCCACCTCCCTCGACAGCGCGAAGGTGCTCGAGCTGCCGTTCGACGGCAGCATCAGCGACACCAGCGGTCGCGGCAACACGGTCGGGATGCAGAAGGGCACCGCCGCCTACGGAACCGGCCTGGCCGGCCAGGCCTTCGAGTTCACCGGCGGCAACGCCGTCTCGCTCGGCACGAGCGCCCGCCTCCAGCCCGCCGACCTCACCGTCTCGTTCTGGTACAAGCCGACCGCCGCGATGACCGGCGAGCAGGTCTTCACCTGGAACAAGACCGCCTACAACTCCGACGGCTGGTACCTCACCTCCGAGAACGACTCCACCCCGCTCGCGCTCTCGATCGGCCCCTCGAGCGGTCAGCCCTACAAGGTCGCGATCGACACCGCGCGCGCCGGGTTCTTCCCGACGAACGAGTGGACCCACGTCGTCGCGACCTACGACAGGGCGACCAAGCAGGTCGCGTTCTACCGCAACGGCGTCAAGCAGCCCACCGTCACCAAGTACGAGGCGACCGGAGCGGCCACCGGCGTGCTCGGCTCCGAGGGCACCTCCACCAAGACGATCGGCTTCAACGGCCCGCAGTACAACGGCGCGCACCTGCGCGGACTCCTGGACGACTACGTGCTCTACGGGGCCGTCGCCAGCACCACCGACGTCGTCGCCCTGACGAAGGCGCACAACCCGTCCTTCGACGCGGCCGCCGTCGCGAAGGCCGACCTCGACGCCGTCACCCTGCCCGCGAGCACGAGCACCGGCTTCTCCATGCCCACCCGCGGCGCGAAGGGCTCCGACCTCAGCTGGACCTCCTCCGACGAGTCCGTGATCGCGATCTCCGGCGGCACCGCCACGGTCACCCCGCCCACCGGCACCGCGAAGGCCGTCACCCTCACCGGCTCCTCGACCTACGGCGGCAGCACCGCCGTCACCCGGACCTTCACCGTCCAGGTGCAGCCGAACGGCGTGAAGAGCTCGAGCTACCTGCAGGAGGCCGGCCTCTCGGACGTCACCGTCCAGGACCCGTACCTCGACAACGGCGAGCAGCAGACGGTCGAGTACCTGCTGAGCCTCGACCCGGAGATGTTCCTGCACTCCTTCTACACGCAGGCCGGGCTCACCCCGACCACGGCCGGCGGCTACGGCGGCTGGGAGCGCGAGAGCGGCACCCGGTTCCAGGGCCACTTCTTCGGCCACTACCTCTCCGGCCTCTCGCAGGCCTACGCGACCGAGCAGGACGCGACCACGAAGGCCGCTCTGCTCGCGAAGCTCACCGCGTCCGTCGACGGCCTGAAGAAGGTCCAGGACGCCTACGCCCTCAAGGACCCGGCCAACGCCGGCTACGTCTCGCCGTTCCCGGTGAGCTACCTGCCCTCCGGTGCGGACGGCCTGCTCGTGCCGTTCTACAACCTGCACAAGGTGCTCGCGGGCCTGCTCGACGCGCACCAGTACGCGCCGAGCGCCGTGTCCTCGAAGGCGCTCGTCGTCGCCGACGGCTTCGGCAGCTGGATCACCAACTGGGCCGGCCGCCAGGCGAACCCGGGCCAGCTGCTCAACACGGAGTACGGCGGGATGAACGAGGCGCTCTACCGCCTCTACGAGACCACGCAGAAAGCGGACCACAAGCGCGCCGCCGAGTACTTCGACGAGACCGCGCTGTTCCGCAAGCTCGCCAATGGCGAGGACGTCCTCAACGGACTGCACGCGAACACCACGATCCCGAAGCTGATCGGTGCACTCAAGCGCTACACCGTCTTCACCGACGACCCCGCGCTCTACGCCACGCTGACCGCCACCGAGAAGGCGGACCTCGACATGTACCGCCGGGCCGCCGAGAACTTCTGGCGGATCGTCGACGAGAGCCACAGCTACGCGAACGGCGGCAACAGCCAGTCCGAGCACTTCCACGGCGCCGACACCCTCTACCAGTACGCCACCAACGGCCAGACCACCGGCTACGGGGAGAACTCCACCTCCGAGGGCTGCAACATCTACAACATGCTCAAGCTCACCCGGGCGCTGTTCCAGGTGACGAAGGACGTGAAGTACGCCGACTTCTACGAGAACGCGTTCATCAACGGCGTGCTCTCGGTGCAGAACCCGGAGACGGGCATGGTCACTTACTTCCAGCCGCAGACCGCCGGCTACGCCAAGGTCTTCGGCACGGAGCACGACGAGTTCTGGTGCGACCACGGCACCGGCGTCGAGAGCTTCACCAAGCTCGGGGACTCGATCTACTTCGAGGGGCCGAAGACGGTCTACGTGAACCAGTTCCGCTCCTCCGTGCTCAGCTCGGGCGGCAGCAACCTCAAGGTCACGCAGACGGCGGACATCCCGAACACCGACACCGCGACCTTCTCGATCGCGGCGCTCGGAGCGGGAGCCGTCGCCGACGGCACCACGCTGCGGCTGCGCATCCCGGCCTGGGTCGACGGTGCGCCGACGCTCACCGTGAACGGCGCCGTCCGCGACGTCGCCACGCTGACCGAGGGCGGCTACGCGGTCGTCCCGGTCGCGGCGGGCGACACCCTCACCTGGAAGCTGCCGGCCGCGGTCGCCGCGGTGGCGAACACCGAGAACGCGAATTGGACGGCCTTCACCTACGGGCCCGTGCTCCTCGCGACCGAGCTCAACCGCAACAACGTCGACGCCTCCTACCCCGCGGGCGTGCTCGTGCAGATGAGCGTCGCGGACAAGACGGTGAACTCGAACGTCGTCGTCGCGAACGCGGCGCAGTGGACGGCCTCGGTGAAGCAGAACCTGCTCCGCCTGCCCAACGGCGCGAACGGCAACGGGACGACGACCATGCGCTTCGGCATGACGAACGTCGACGCCGCCTCCGAGGCCCGGATCTTCCAGCCGTACTACAGCCTCTACGGGGCGCGCTACGCGACCTACATGACGCTGATCGCCCCCGACTCCGCGGAGGCGCAGGCGCTGATCCTCAAGCAGAAGCAGCAGCTGCGGGTGGACGAGACGACGATCGACTCGCTCACCTCGTTCGACAACAACAACAGCGAGGCCGACAAGAACTACAAGTACAACCGCTCGGCGGTCGGCACCTGGCGCGGCGAGGGCTACCGCGACGGTGAGCGGTCGGCGGACGCGTACTTCCAGTACGACATGATCGTCGACCCGACGCTGCCGAAGAACTACCTCGGCGTCCGCTACTACGGCGGCGACGCGGGGCGCACCTTCGACGTGTACCTCAACGACGTGAAGCTCAAGACCGAGGTGGTCTCGGGTGCCGCGGGTGCACTGAACTGGTACGTGCAGTACGACGAGATCCCTCGCGCGGTGCTCGACGGCATCGCCGCGAAGGACAGCTACAAGCGCAACCAGGCCGGCGCCTACGTGCTCGACGCCCAGGGCAACAAGGTCCCGAAGGTGACGGTGCGCTTCCAGGGCACGGGCACCGCGAGCAATGTCGGCGGCGTCTTCGGCGTGTACACGACGGAGTCGACCGGGTTTGCGACGAACGCCGAGCTGACGAAGCTGACCTCGTCCGTCGGGACGTTCTCGCCGGCGCTCGCCGCCGGAGTGCGCGACCTGACGCTGACCGTGCCGCTGTCGACGACGAGCGTCGCGCTCGACCTCGACCCGGCCGTGGCCAGCGGGCTGGTGAAGGTCGACGGCGTGCTGATCGACGACACCGTCGCCCGGACCGTCACCCTCGCGGCCTCGGGGACCACGAACGTCGTGATCACCTCCTCCGCGCAGGACCACACGACGCTCGCGACCTACCGGCTCGCGATCGTCCGCGCTGCTCCGGCCGCCGTCATCGACCTGACGGTCTCGGCCACGACGCGCTGCGTCGCCGGCAAGGTCGTCCTGACGACGACGGCCCGCAACGACTCGAAGGCCACGGCCGCGATCTCGATCGCGACGCCGTACGCCACCAAGTCCTACCCGGGCATCGCGCCGACCAAGAGCGCGACGCAGGCCGACACCACCCGCGCCGCCTCGATCCCGGCCGGCACCGCGACCGTCACCGCGACGGCCACGATCGACGGCAAGGCGGTGACGACGACCAAGGCTGCCCCCTACTCCGCCCGCACCTGCGGCTGA
- a CDS encoding BLUF domain-containing protein, whose translation MPTAAPSQDDDLRSIVYASHTAAGLEEADLPALLEQCRANNERLGLTGILLFRDGRFLQLLEGPAATLRERMAIIADDPRHAGLRVLLEEAPAQRLFPSWTMAYEAITDSMATELPGYRSTFEDIDTDVDASATLPALRELIRWFQVRH comes from the coding sequence ATGCCCACCGCTGCTCCGTCCCAGGACGACGATCTCCGCTCCATCGTCTACGCCAGCCACACCGCCGCCGGGCTCGAGGAGGCGGACCTGCCCGCGCTGCTCGAGCAGTGCCGCGCGAACAACGAGCGCCTCGGCCTGACCGGCATCCTGCTGTTCCGCGACGGGCGCTTCCTTCAGCTGCTCGAGGGACCGGCCGCGACCCTTCGCGAGCGGATGGCGATCATCGCCGACGACCCGCGGCACGCCGGGCTCCGCGTGCTGCTCGAGGAGGCACCGGCGCAGCGGCTGTTCCCCTCCTGGACGATGGCGTACGAGGCGATCACCGACTCGATGGCGACCGAGCTGCCCGGCTACCGCAGCACCTTCGAGGACATCGACACCGACGTCGACGCGAGTGCGACGCTGCCGGCGCTGCGGGAGCTGATCCGCTGGTTCCAGGTGCGGCACTGA
- a CDS encoding NtaA/DmoA family FMN-dependent monooxygenase (This protein belongs to a clade of FMN-dependent monooxygenases, within a broader family of flavin-dependent oxidoreductases, the luciferase-like monooxygenase (LMM) family, some of whose members use coenzyme F420 rather than FMN.), with amino-acid sequence MKKRIVLGLFEAGTPHVGGTISWSHPRSRDGDFRDIDYWRHMARLLDDAGFDFLFFAGGSFGYSSRRGELSDVLIEAGMTFALDGAYLIPALAVGTERLNFVVTSTTGADHPLHAVRKFSTLDHVTRGRIGWNIVTGASQNTMAAMLGQSAMVPHDERYRAAQEYVDVAFSFWEGGNDDDVIVLDHERNVFADPAKVHPVAYEGEFYRSHGYHTLPPSPQRSPLLFQAGTSPVGRAFAAKNAECVFVQGSTYGKVKADIVDLRRRAAENGRDPASLKVMVGVTIVVAPTSAEAAQLRAEFDALQTDELAAHYYAGNTGVDLLEYDLDRTLAEQLVLDDQAGQMGTSNIDRFLTRPDGTAPTVREILDELKGKGTRGFAITGDPVEVADELERMLDETDLDGIMLEAVFGLASMRDFVELVQPELRRRGRLDPEPTGATFRERMLGAGPHLAPEHHAASFRR; translated from the coding sequence ATGAAGAAGCGGATCGTCCTCGGACTCTTCGAAGCCGGCACGCCGCACGTCGGCGGCACGATCAGCTGGTCGCACCCGCGCAGCCGCGACGGCGACTTCCGCGACATCGACTACTGGCGGCACATGGCGCGCCTCCTCGACGACGCCGGCTTCGACTTCCTCTTCTTCGCGGGCGGCTCCTTCGGCTACTCCTCGCGCCGCGGCGAGCTCTCGGACGTGCTGATCGAGGCCGGGATGACCTTCGCGCTCGACGGCGCGTACCTCATCCCCGCACTGGCGGTCGGCACCGAGCGCCTGAACTTCGTGGTCACCAGCACCACCGGCGCCGACCACCCGCTGCACGCCGTGCGCAAGTTCTCCACCCTCGACCACGTCACCCGCGGGCGGATCGGCTGGAACATCGTCACCGGCGCCTCGCAGAACACGATGGCCGCGATGCTCGGCCAGTCCGCGATGGTCCCGCACGACGAGCGCTACCGCGCCGCGCAGGAGTACGTCGACGTCGCCTTCTCGTTCTGGGAGGGCGGCAACGACGACGACGTCATCGTGCTCGACCACGAGCGCAACGTCTTCGCGGACCCGGCGAAGGTGCATCCGGTCGCCTACGAGGGCGAGTTCTACCGCTCGCACGGCTACCACACGCTGCCGCCGTCACCGCAGCGCTCGCCCCTGCTCTTCCAGGCCGGGACCTCACCGGTCGGCCGCGCCTTCGCCGCGAAGAACGCCGAGTGCGTGTTCGTTCAGGGCTCGACGTACGGCAAGGTCAAGGCGGACATCGTGGACCTCCGCCGCCGGGCCGCGGAGAACGGCCGCGATCCGGCGTCGCTCAAGGTCATGGTGGGCGTGACGATCGTGGTGGCTCCGACCTCGGCGGAGGCGGCGCAGCTGCGCGCCGAGTTCGACGCCCTGCAGACCGACGAGCTGGCCGCGCACTACTACGCCGGCAACACGGGCGTCGATCTGCTCGAGTACGACCTCGACCGCACCCTGGCCGAGCAGCTGGTGCTCGACGACCAGGCGGGCCAGATGGGCACCAGCAACATCGACCGCTTCCTGACCCGGCCGGACGGCACGGCGCCGACCGTGCGCGAGATCCTCGACGAGCTGAAGGGCAAGGGCACCCGCGGCTTCGCGATCACCGGCGACCCCGTCGAGGTGGCCGACGAGCTCGAGCGGATGCTGGACGAGACCGACCTCGACGGCATCATGCTCGAGGCCGTCTTCGGTCTCGCCTCGATGCGCGACTTCGTCGAGCTCGTGCAGCCCGAGCTGCGCCGCCGCGGCCGCCTCGACCCCGAGCCCACCGGCGCCACCTTCCGCGAGCGCATGCTCGGCGCCGGCCCGCACCTGGCCCCGGAGCACCACGCGGCGAGCTTCCGCCGCTGA